A region of Pristis pectinata isolate sPriPec2 chromosome 24, sPriPec2.1.pri, whole genome shotgun sequence DNA encodes the following proteins:
- the LOC127582673 gene encoding tumor necrosis factor alpha-induced protein 8-like protein 1 isoform X2, whose product MDVFNTKSLAMQAQKKLLGKMANKSMANIFIDDTSSDVLDELYQVTKEYTKNKKEAQKVIKNLIKVVIKLGVLYRNNQFNAEELVLVDKFRKKVHQLAMTAVSFHQIDFTFDRRVLASILNECRELLHQAINRHLTSKSHGRVNHIFNHFADCEFLATLYGPTEPYRTHVQKLCEGVNKMLEDGNI is encoded by the coding sequence ATGGATGTCTTCAACACAAAGAGCCTGGCCATGCAGGCACAGAAGAAACTCCTAGGTAAGATGGCCAACAAAAGCATGGCCAACATCTTCATCGATGACACGAGCAGTGATGTCTTGGACGAACTTTATCAGGTGACCAAGGAATACACTAAAAACAAGAAAGAAGCCCAGAAGGTCATCAAAAACCTGATCAAGGTGGTGATTAAACTCGGGGTTCTCTACAGGAACAACCAGTTCAATGCAGAGGAGCTGGTGCTGGTAGACAAGTTCCGCAAGAAAGTCCACCAGTTAGCCATGACGGCTGTCAGTTTCCACCAGATTGACTTCACGTTCGACAGGCGAGTTCTGGCAAGCATCTTGAATGAGTGCAGGGAGTTGCTGCACCAAGCCATCAACCGGCACCTGACATCCAAGTCCCACGGACGCGTCAACCACATCTTCAACCACTTTGCAGACTGTGAATTTCTAGCAACGTTGTATGGTCCCACAGAGCCTTACCGCACACACGTGCAGAAGCTTTGTGAAGGGGttaacaaaatgttggaagatgGAAACATTTGA
- the LOC127582673 gene encoding tumor necrosis factor alpha-induced protein 8-like protein 1 isoform X1, whose protein sequence is MELEQEVAKETMDVFNTKSLAMQAQKKLLGKMANKSMANIFIDDTSSDVLDELYQVTKEYTKNKKEAQKVIKNLIKVVIKLGVLYRNNQFNAEELVLVDKFRKKVHQLAMTAVSFHQIDFTFDRRVLASILNECRELLHQAINRHLTSKSHGRVNHIFNHFADCEFLATLYGPTEPYRTHVQKLCEGVNKMLEDGNI, encoded by the coding sequence AGACGATGGATGTCTTCAACACAAAGAGCCTGGCCATGCAGGCACAGAAGAAACTCCTAGGTAAGATGGCCAACAAAAGCATGGCCAACATCTTCATCGATGACACGAGCAGTGATGTCTTGGACGAACTTTATCAGGTGACCAAGGAATACACTAAAAACAAGAAAGAAGCCCAGAAGGTCATCAAAAACCTGATCAAGGTGGTGATTAAACTCGGGGTTCTCTACAGGAACAACCAGTTCAATGCAGAGGAGCTGGTGCTGGTAGACAAGTTCCGCAAGAAAGTCCACCAGTTAGCCATGACGGCTGTCAGTTTCCACCAGATTGACTTCACGTTCGACAGGCGAGTTCTGGCAAGCATCTTGAATGAGTGCAGGGAGTTGCTGCACCAAGCCATCAACCGGCACCTGACATCCAAGTCCCACGGACGCGTCAACCACATCTTCAACCACTTTGCAGACTGTGAATTTCTAGCAACGTTGTATGGTCCCACAGAGCCTTACCGCACACACGTGCAGAAGCTTTGTGAAGGGGttaacaaaatgttggaagatgGAAACATTTGA